In one Bradyrhizobium sp. 4 genomic region, the following are encoded:
- a CDS encoding curlin has translation MRHFSGAACGAFLTLCCVGAGSAGAQTADIKTIVSLGGPPVVLNQNSQLNMAGVFMIGGSTSATVTQNGTNNATGILQFGGTTSASVGQAGVNNVAFVGQAGQSTSSFLAQFGAFNSATVVQNSH, from the coding sequence ATGAGGCATTTTTCAGGCGCCGCCTGTGGCGCATTTCTCACCTTGTGTTGCGTGGGCGCCGGATCGGCCGGTGCGCAGACCGCCGACATCAAGACCATCGTATCGCTCGGCGGCCCGCCGGTCGTGCTGAACCAGAACAGCCAGCTCAACATGGCCGGCGTGTTCATGATCGGCGGCAGCACCAGCGCGACCGTCACTCAAAACGGCACGAACAACGCGACCGGAATCCTGCAATTCGGCGGGACGACATCGGCATCGGTCGGGCAGGCGGGCGTGAACAATGTCGCGTTTGTCGGCCAGGCCGGCCAGTCCACCAGCAGTTTCCTGGCCCAGTTCGGTGCGTTCAACTCGGCGACTGTTGTCCAGAATAGCCATTGA
- a CDS encoding ABC transporter ATP-binding protein, with protein MTAHPPLISLQSVSRTYRADGVAVAAVRNVSFDIERGEIVAVMGPSGSGKSTLMNMLGLLDLPSEGALYLEGTDVADLSEDHRSSLRARSIGFVFQSYNLLARHNAIENVALPLVYCGIGRKERLARAEQSLEAVGMVHRAHHFPRQLSGGEQQRVAIARALIASPLIVLADEPTGALDSRTGAEILALFAALNRTGQTIVMITHDPGIATQCGRTIRLHDGELVADETLVPILPKRSAAP; from the coding sequence ATGACGGCCCACCCGCCCCTCATCAGCCTGCAGTCGGTCTCCAGGACCTATCGCGCCGACGGTGTGGCGGTGGCTGCGGTGCGCAATGTCAGCTTCGACATTGAACGAGGCGAGATCGTCGCGGTGATGGGACCGTCCGGCTCGGGAAAATCGACGCTGATGAACATGCTAGGGCTGCTCGACCTGCCGAGCGAGGGCGCGCTCTATCTCGAGGGAACCGACGTTGCCGATCTCTCGGAAGACCACCGGTCGTCCCTGCGCGCCCGCAGCATCGGCTTCGTATTCCAGTCCTACAATCTGCTCGCGCGCCACAATGCGATCGAGAACGTCGCGCTGCCGCTGGTCTATTGCGGCATCGGCCGCAAGGAACGTCTGGCCCGCGCCGAGCAGAGCCTGGAGGCCGTCGGCATGGTGCACCGGGCCCACCACTTCCCGCGGCAGCTCTCGGGCGGCGAGCAGCAGCGCGTCGCGATCGCGCGCGCCCTGATCGCCTCTCCGCTGATCGTGCTCGCCGACGAGCCGACCGGCGCGCTCGACAGCCGTACCGGCGCCGAGATACTGGCCCTGTTCGCCGCGCTCAACCGGACCGGCCAGACCATCGTGATGATCACGCATGATCCAGGGATCGCGACCCAGTGCGGGCGCACGATCCGCCTGCATGACGGCGAGCTCGTCGCTGACGAAACGCTGGTCCCGATCCTGCCGAAACGGAGCGCTGCGCCATGA
- a CDS encoding curlin → MHQKYLVATIVAFSLLTAVDAQAGNSASVLQFGTTNNSFISQSGGTNNSATTMQFGATNAATTLQTGSLLTFNTSVIGQGGTTATASNTALLGQAGGSNSSLIGQIGANNAAAVGQLGILNGSTILQQTP, encoded by the coding sequence ATGCATCAAAAATATCTCGTTGCCACGATCGTCGCGTTCAGCTTGCTGACCGCCGTCGATGCCCAGGCCGGCAACTCGGCCAGCGTGCTGCAATTCGGCACTACCAACAACTCCTTCATTTCGCAGAGTGGCGGCACCAACAACAGCGCCACCACGATGCAATTCGGCGCCACCAATGCTGCGACTACGTTGCAGACGGGTTCGCTCCTCACCTTCAACACCTCGGTGATCGGGCAGGGCGGCACGACTGCGACGGCGTCCAACACCGCGTTACTCGGCCAGGCCGGTGGCTCCAACTCGAGCCTGATCGGCCAGATCGGCGCGAACAACGCGGCGGCCGTCGGACAGCTCGGAATCCTGAACGGCTCGACAATTTTGCAGCAGACTCCTTGA
- a CDS encoding curlin subunit CsgB, with amino-acid sequence MRKLFFASVAVLALSSAAQAANTSTTVQVGVVNGSSVSQQGLTNDSSSTSQLGIINSATTMQGTSAASLNNGSTVNQVGVQNSATTGQVAFGNNGSAITQNSFGPAALQNNAAAVGQLSVFGVNGSTVSQTAH; translated from the coding sequence ATGCGCAAATTGTTTTTTGCTTCCGTTGCCGTGCTCGCCCTGTCCTCCGCCGCGCAGGCCGCCAACACCTCGACCACCGTGCAAGTGGGCGTCGTGAACGGTTCCAGCGTCTCGCAGCAGGGCCTCACCAACGACAGTTCGTCGACCAGCCAGCTCGGCATCATCAATAGCGCGACCACGATGCAGGGCACCAGCGCGGCCTCGCTCAACAACGGCAGCACGGTCAACCAGGTCGGCGTGCAGAACTCGGCGACGACCGGCCAGGTGGCGTTCGGCAACAACGGCAGCGCGATCACCCAGAACTCGTTCGGGCCTGCCGCGCTCCAGAACAACGCCGCTGCCGTCGGACAGCTCAGCGTGTTCGGCGTCAACGGCAGCACCGTCTCGCAGACGGCGCACTAA
- a CDS encoding curlin, with protein sequence MSIETVVQFGNNVQPVTIEENSRINIARVIQIGGTGTVDATIIQNGTRNYVDVIQVGGTTNLAIGQSGVSNIADITQVGNSTNALLLQIGDMNTGTVRQFGRFNWLSIFQFSR encoded by the coding sequence GTGAGCATCGAAACGGTCGTGCAGTTCGGCAACAATGTCCAGCCGGTCACGATCGAAGAGAACAGCCGCATCAATATCGCGCGTGTCATCCAGATCGGTGGCACGGGAACGGTCGATGCGACGATCATCCAGAACGGCACGCGAAATTATGTCGACGTGATCCAGGTGGGTGGCACGACCAATTTGGCGATCGGTCAGTCGGGCGTGAGCAACATTGCCGATATCACCCAGGTCGGCAATTCCACCAACGCCCTTCTGCTCCAGATCGGAGACATGAACACGGGAACGGTGCGACAATTCGGGCGCTTCAACTGGCTGTCGATATTTCAGTTCAGCCGGTGA
- a CDS encoding ABC transporter permease has protein sequence MTMLQGFQIALHALRLNPLRSILTMLGIVIGVASIVTVFAIGSGAQLRLQEQIRSIGANVLMINPGAVYQGGVRLKDGSKLTMTESDVQAILEQIPEIQAAAGSIAGTAQIIHESKNWNTTINGTTTGHFMVRDWQLATGRYFSGSEEAGAGKVVILGSTVAHELFAPGEDPIGAQIRIMKVPLEVVGVLDRKGPAQDDVAFVPLTTAKLRFLGSASNINRDSVAYIIAKVAADGQMAGARTEIENLLRQRHRIPAGQEDDFKVQDPAAAMEAQQGAIRTVALLLVAIASVSLLVGGISIMNVMIVSVTERTREIGIRRALGGRMRDIRLQFLCEALVLCLLGGAIGVGAGVTLSMTVARMAGWITSIDGQAIGLALAFSIATGLIFGFYPAHKASKLSPIEALKTE, from the coding sequence ATGACGATGCTCCAGGGCTTCCAGATCGCGTTGCACGCCTTGCGCCTCAATCCGTTGCGCAGCATCCTCACCATGCTCGGCATCGTGATCGGCGTTGCCTCCATCGTGACCGTGTTTGCGATCGGGTCCGGCGCGCAGCTTCGGCTCCAGGAGCAGATCCGCTCGATCGGCGCCAACGTGCTGATGATCAACCCCGGCGCGGTCTACCAGGGCGGCGTACGTCTCAAGGATGGCAGCAAGCTCACCATGACCGAGAGTGACGTGCAGGCGATCCTCGAGCAGATCCCCGAGATCCAGGCTGCGGCCGGCTCGATTGCAGGAACGGCCCAAATCATTCACGAGAGCAAGAACTGGAACACGACCATCAACGGGACGACGACCGGGCACTTCATGGTGCGCGACTGGCAGCTTGCGACCGGGCGCTATTTTTCCGGAAGCGAGGAGGCAGGCGCCGGCAAGGTCGTGATCCTCGGCAGCACGGTGGCGCATGAGCTGTTCGCGCCCGGCGAGGACCCGATCGGCGCCCAGATCAGGATCATGAAGGTGCCGCTCGAAGTGGTCGGTGTTCTCGATCGCAAGGGACCAGCGCAGGACGACGTCGCCTTCGTGCCGCTCACCACGGCCAAGTTGCGCTTCCTCGGCAGCGCAAGCAACATCAACCGGGATTCGGTCGCCTACATCATCGCCAAGGTGGCCGCCGACGGACAGATGGCGGGCGCGCGAACGGAGATCGAAAACCTGCTGCGGCAGCGCCACCGTATTCCCGCCGGCCAGGAGGACGACTTCAAGGTCCAGGATCCGGCCGCCGCCATGGAAGCGCAGCAGGGAGCGATCCGCACCGTTGCGCTCCTGCTCGTCGCCATCGCCTCGGTCTCGCTGCTCGTTGGCGGCATCAGCATCATGAACGTCATGATCGTGTCGGTCACCGAGCGCACGCGTGAGATCGGAATCCGCCGCGCGCTTGGCGGGCGGATGCGGGACATCCGTCTTCAGTTTCTCTGCGAGGCCCTCGTGCTCTGCCTGCTCGGCGGCGCGATCGGCGTCGGTGCCGGCGTCACGCTCTCGATGACGGTCGCTCGCATGGCAGGATGGATCACCTCGATCGACGGCCAGGCGATCGGCCTTGCCCTCGCCTTCTCGATCGCGACCGGCCTGATCTTCGGTTTTTATCCCGCCCACAAGGCATCCAAGCTCAGCCCGATCGAGGCACTCAAGACGGAGTGA
- a CDS encoding response regulator — translation MSSGQATVYVIDDEIQIRTAIGSLCEETGHQVKLFASTDEFLGEIISGGPSCLVLDVRFPGTAPTGLELQRRLAETGVLIPIVFISGHSDVRVSVEAMKRGAVEFLPKPFREQEILDAIRHGIERDRRRLEREDSVREARQRVETLTAREREIMLLMAEGLVAKQIAARLGVSEVTAKVHRTRMMRKLELRSPIEVVRLVDSMGREDETTRTGTGQPYS, via the coding sequence ATGAGTTCAGGTCAAGCCACAGTTTATGTCATTGACGACGAGATCCAGATTCGAACCGCGATCGGAAGTCTCTGCGAGGAGACCGGGCATCAGGTAAAATTGTTTGCATCGACCGACGAGTTTCTCGGGGAGATTATTTCCGGCGGGCCTTCATGCCTCGTGCTCGACGTCCGCTTTCCCGGCACCGCGCCGACCGGCCTCGAGCTTCAGCGCCGGCTCGCCGAGACGGGCGTGCTGATCCCGATCGTCTTCATCAGTGGCCATTCCGACGTCCGCGTCTCGGTCGAGGCGATGAAGCGCGGCGCAGTCGAGTTTCTTCCAAAACCCTTCCGCGAGCAGGAGATCCTCGACGCTATCAGGCACGGCATCGAGCGCGACCGCAGGCGGCTCGAACGCGAAGATAGCGTGCGCGAAGCGCGCCAGCGCGTCGAGACGCTCACGGCGAGGGAGCGCGAGATCATGCTGTTGATGGCCGAAGGTCTCGTCGCCAAGCAGATCGCGGCGAGGCTCGGGGTGAGCGAAGTGACGGCCAAGGTCCATCGCACCAGGATGATGCGGAAGCTGGAGCTTCGCTCGCCGATCGAGGTGGTGCGGTTGGTCGACAGCATGGGACGCGAAGACGAGACAACACGAACCGGCACGGGACAACCGTACAGCTAG
- a CDS encoding LuxR C-terminal-related transcriptional regulator → MSPDPKHSITPTPRERDLMMLIARGLQNKNIAYELKISENTVRAHIGNIMRKYRLQNRTQIAIIFALQAAPPSLRRNLANGGRNSATATPAKAVAQNTPVPTAPD, encoded by the coding sequence ATGAGTCCGGATCCGAAACATTCGATCACACCAACGCCACGCGAGCGGGACCTGATGATGCTGATCGCACGCGGCTTGCAGAACAAGAACATCGCGTACGAGCTCAAGATCTCGGAGAACACGGTGCGCGCGCATATCGGCAACATCATGCGCAAATACCGCCTCCAGAACCGGACCCAGATCGCGATCATCTTCGCCCTGCAGGCGGCGCCGCCATCGCTTCGCCGCAACCTGGCCAATGGCGGCCGCAATTCGGCGACGGCAACGCCGGCCAAGGCGGTCGCGCAGAATACGCCGGTGCCGACGGCGCCGGATTGA
- a CDS encoding efflux RND transporter periplasmic adaptor subunit → MRFVPVIALLGTACGLATVYAAGPAVIGDAAGAAAEKAARAYESTQLLLKPVGPEARSFGSDAPVFRFASIQRGSIEQTITVTGALQPVKTIEVGSQLSGQLARVYVDFNDTVSKDQPLALIDPRSFAAKVDEARAAVAVANSFVDIERAKLDRARIDLQNARGSRDVLVAKLDSAQAVKASAQKTLQRKLALQSQNVVAITAVDDAQTEFTARLAQEREAEVLMSLNAYSVDGAQADIRRIEAELQQARMAVPEKAAVLAAAQADLDRTVIRSPIDGVVVGRFVNEGQTLAVGLESRTTFVVAHRLEDMEIHAQVDEADIGRIAPDQRAHFTVDAYPDRRFEAVVRQVRKAPQNQQHVVTYTVVLATSNLDGALLPGMTALVKIVIERQDDVLKVPLAALRFQPSGTQPDAAARSGVWARTASGSLRRIPVTVGAAGTEQVALRSGDLVEGSQVAVGQVIRPAGMEFLGIRFGS, encoded by the coding sequence ATGCGATTTGTGCCAGTTATTGCCTTGCTCGGAACTGCATGCGGCCTCGCCACGGTCTACGCCGCGGGGCCGGCCGTCATCGGCGACGCGGCCGGGGCCGCGGCGGAGAAAGCGGCCCGCGCCTATGAATCGACCCAACTGCTGCTCAAACCCGTCGGGCCGGAAGCACGGAGCTTCGGATCGGATGCCCCCGTGTTCCGCTTTGCCTCAATCCAGCGCGGCAGCATCGAGCAGACCATCACCGTCACCGGCGCCCTGCAGCCGGTCAAGACGATCGAGGTGGGTTCCCAGTTATCCGGGCAGCTCGCCCGGGTCTATGTCGATTTCAACGACACTGTCAGCAAGGATCAGCCGCTCGCCCTGATCGATCCGCGCAGCTTTGCGGCCAAGGTCGACGAAGCTAGGGCGGCGGTGGCGGTGGCGAACTCCTTTGTCGACATCGAGCGGGCCAAGCTCGACCGCGCCAGGATCGATCTGCAAAACGCCAGGGGCAGCAGAGACGTACTCGTGGCCAAGCTCGACAGCGCGCAGGCTGTCAAGGCGTCGGCGCAGAAGACCTTGCAGCGCAAGCTGGCTCTACAGTCACAAAACGTCGTGGCGATAACGGCGGTGGATGACGCCCAGACGGAGTTCACCGCGAGGCTTGCCCAAGAGCGCGAAGCCGAAGTCCTCATGTCCCTGAACGCCTACTCAGTCGACGGCGCGCAGGCCGATATCCGCCGGATCGAGGCGGAATTGCAGCAGGCACGAATGGCCGTGCCGGAGAAGGCGGCCGTTCTCGCTGCGGCCCAGGCCGATCTCGACCGCACCGTGATCCGCTCGCCGATCGATGGCGTCGTCGTCGGCAGGTTCGTCAACGAGGGCCAGACGCTCGCGGTCGGACTGGAATCGCGGACCACGTTCGTGGTCGCGCACCGGCTGGAGGACATGGAAATCCACGCGCAGGTCGACGAAGCCGATATCGGGCGCATCGCCCCCGATCAGCGCGCCCATTTCACGGTGGACGCCTACCCGGACCGCCGCTTCGAGGCGGTGGTGCGGCAGGTGCGCAAGGCACCGCAGAACCAGCAGCACGTCGTGACCTACACCGTCGTCCTGGCGACCTCCAACCTTGACGGCGCGTTGCTGCCCGGCATGACGGCCCTCGTGAAGATCGTGATCGAGCGGCAGGACGACGTGCTGAAAGTGCCGCTTGCCGCGTTGCGCTTCCAGCCCTCCGGCACGCAGCCGGATGCCGCGGCGCGCAGCGGGGTGTGGGCACGCACCGCAAGCGGCTCACTCCGGCGCATTCCCGTCACCGTCGGCGCGGCCGGCACCGAACAGGTCGCGCTCAGGAGCGGAGACCTCGTCGAGGGCAGTCAGGTCGCTGTGGGCCAGGTCATCCGGCCGGCCGGCATGGAGTTTCTCGGCATCAGGTTCGGATCATGA